The following coding sequences are from one Triticum aestivum cultivar Chinese Spring chromosome 5A, IWGSC CS RefSeq v2.1, whole genome shotgun sequence window:
- the LOC123102391 gene encoding uncharacterized protein At4g22758 — translation MAVAVPSTLPMKLRKVEPRGKAAAAGVAGRARVLVTVTVLGSAGPLRFLVDEGESVNGLIRAALRCYAREGRMPLLGSDAANFLLYTANGRSDALKADERISFNGCRSFMLWQKTVADNNGSEPVVATTVNSSPGRKGISGWKFGLNKILLNFSFKV, via the exons ATGGCTGTTGCTGTGCCGTCGACGCTGCCGATGAAGCTTAGGAAGGTTGAGCCCcgtggcaaggcggcggcggcgggggttgcCGGCCGGGCGCGCGTGCTGGTGACGGTCACCGTCCTCGGCAGCGCCGGCCCGCTACGGTTCCTGGTCGACGAGGGCGAGTCCGTCAACGGACTAATCCGCGCCGCCCTCCGCTGCTATGCCCGCGAGGGCCGCATGCCGCTGCTCGGCTCCGACGCTGCCAACTTCCTCCTCTACACCGCCAATGGCAGATCCGACG CCCTCAAGGCCGATGAGAGGATCAGCTTCAATGGATGCAGGAGCTTCATGCTCTGGCAGAAGACCGTCGCCGACAACAATGGGTCTGAGCCGGTGGTGGCTACGACGGTTAATTCTTCCCCAGGCAGAAAGGGGATCAGCGGCTGGAAATTTGGCCTAAACAAGATCCTTCTCAACTTCAGCTTCAAGGTGTGA